Proteins encoded together in one Lathamus discolor isolate bLatDis1 chromosome 3, bLatDis1.hap1, whole genome shotgun sequence window:
- the PRDX3 gene encoding thioredoxin-dependent peroxide reductase, mitochondrial, which translates to MAAALGRLLRSAVPAAGRTLTARPLPCARRHFSLGSPRFSPAVTQHAPFFKGTAVVNGEFKELSLDDFKGKYLVLFFYPLDFTFVCPTEIVAFSDKAKEFRDVNCEVVAVSVDSHFCHLAWINTPRKSGGLGKMNIPVLSDLSKQISRDYGVLLEAPGIALRGLFIIDPNGIVKHLSINDLPVGRSVEETLRLVKAFQFVETHGEVCPANWTPDSPTIKPTPEASKEYFEKVHK; encoded by the exons ATGGCCGCCGCGCTGGGCCGGCTGCTGCGGAGCGCG GTCCCCGCCGCCGGGAGGACGCTGACGGCGCGGCCGCTGCCCTGCGCCCGCCGCCACTTCAGCCTCG GCTCGCCTCGGTTCTCTCCAGCGGTTACACAGCACGCCCCGTTCTTCAAGGGAACGGCGGTTGTTAACGGGGAGTTCAAGGAGCTGAGCCTGGATGATTTCAAAGGGAAATACCTGGTTCTCTTCTTCTACCCGCTGGACTT CACCTTTGTCTGCCCCACAGAAATTGTGGCTTTCAGCGACAAAGCAAAGGAGTTTCGTGATGTGAACTGCGAAGTGGTGGCAGTGTCTGTGGATTCCCATTTTTGTCATCTGGCCTGGATAAATACGCCACGAAAG AGTGGTGGTTTGGGCAAAATGAATATTCCAGTTCTGTCAGACCTCTCAAAACAAATCTCCCGGGATTATGGtgtgctgctggaagcaccTGGCATAGCACTGAG AGGTCTTTTCATCATTGATCCAAATGGGATCGTCAAGCATCTGAGCATCAATGATCTCCCCGTTGGCCGTAGTGTGGAAGAGACTCTCCGCTTGGTGAAAGCATTCCAGTTTGTGGAAACACATGGAGAGGTTTGCCCGGCAAACTGGACTCCAGACTCCCCTACA